The Pocillopora verrucosa isolate sample1 chromosome 2, ASM3666991v2, whole genome shotgun sequence genome has a segment encoding these proteins:
- the LOC131791593 gene encoding kelch-like protein 28 isoform X2 has translation MAAMKRGLPSLERYFSTDMETLHANDPSHGCNLLTMYKNGRYSDVTLKISEDRRLSVHRVVLASFSPYFEALFGKNWDDGEKKEIEVLGFDENAVSELIEFAYSGEIDISKDNVQTLLEASNYLQVEFVKKSCGDFLKDAINDKTCPSIWQLADLFALEQLMKEAKKHFLLHFTEVTRMEEFLQLPIGSLKEVLADEGICVVIESLIPSQEEREKVVLEAVLKYVEHDIDNRKRHFTELLFLVRLPTLSESYLEEISEHKLITDSSRGIISKARKLKIDSPEKDSADEMWATTRAFAKPAVSWGRSFAYGGNVHPETPHHNNKEAAEDLGSDVFIKGMKLWIRRWCGHGTPILGGLKIFYNHDGDQEIMMGSDSDQSEHHEFHLEKNERIVKVDVNSGCMIDRLSFYTNKKDENGDPKCYGPYGGNGGGLYTETPPESYGFLAGISATDSRGEGIDRLQFAWRTYVLPGDPEPNGTYLEESARVRRGSLAVRRGRLDQESENGRKT, from the exons ATGGCCGCAATGAAAAGAGGTTTACCTTCTCTGGAAAGGTATTTTTCGACGGATATGGAAACTTTACATGCAAACGATCCAAGCCACGGCTGTAATCTTCTGACCATGTACAAAAATGGCAGATATTCTGATGTCACTTTGAAGATAAGTGAAGACCGACGGCTTTCAGTTCATCGTGTTGTTCTGGCCTCTTTTAGTCCTTACTTTGAAGCCTTGTTCGGGAAAAACTGGGAcgatggagaaaaaaaagagatagaAGTTCTTGGCTTTGACGAGAATGCTGTCAGCGAATTGATCGAATTCGCATATTCGGGCGAAATTGACATCAGCAAAGACAATGTGCAAACTTTGCTCGAGGCATCCAATTATTTGCAGGTGGAGTTTGTCAAGAAATCGTGCGGAGATTTTCTGAAAGATGCAATTAATGATAAAACTTGTCCTAGCATCTGGCAGCTTGCTGATTTGTTTGCGCTGGAACAGCTAATGAAGGAGGCTAAAAAGCACTTTTTGCTGCATTTCACTGAAGTCACTCGGATGGAAGAGTTTTTGCAGCTTCCAATTGGTTCCCTGAAAGAGGTTCTTGCTGACGAAGGTATCTGTGTGGTTATCGAGAGCCTGATTCCGTCCCAAGAGGAAAGGGAAAAGGTCGTGCTGGAGGCCGTTTTGAAGTATGTTGAGCATGATATCGACAACCGAAAAAGGCATTTTACCGAATTGTTATTCTTGGTACGACTCCCAACTTTATCAGAGTCTTATCTGGAAGAAATCTCGGAACACAAACTTATTACAGACTCCAGCAGAGGAATCATTTCAAAGGCTCGGAAGTTGAAAATTGATTCCCCCGAGAAAGATTCAGCCGATGAAATGTGGGCGACCACTCGGGCGTTTGCCAAACCTGCTGTCAGTTGGGGGCGTTCCTTTGCTTATGGTGGCAACGTACATCCTGAAACACCTCATCACAACAACAAAGAGGCTGCTGAAGATCTTGGCAGTGACGTCTTCATAAAGGGAATGAAACTTTGGATTCGACGCTGGTGTGGGCATGGGACACCTATCCTGGGAGGGCTGAAGATTTTTTATAATCATGATGGTGACCAAGAGATTATGATGGGAAGTGACTCTGATCAGTCCGAACACCATGAATTtcacttggaaaaaaatgaaaggatcgTCAAAGTTGATGTTAATTCCGGATGTATGATTGACCGCCTCTCCTTTTACACCaacaagaaagatgaaaatggtGACCCTAAATGTTATGGTCCTTATGGAGGGAATGGTGGAGGATTGTACACTGAGACTCCACCAGAGTCGTACGGTTTCCTAGCCGGAATTAGTGCTACTGACTCACGGGGTGAAGGTATCGACAGACTTCAGTTTGCTTGGAGGACATATGTACTTCCTGGTGACCCAGAGCCAAATGG GACGTACTTAGAAGAGAGCGCGAGAGTCAGAAGAGGATCATTGGCCGTGCGCCGCGGCCGCCTGGATCAAGAAAGCGAGAATG gTAGAAAGACTTAA
- the LOC131791593 gene encoding kelch-like protein 28 isoform X1 produces MAAMKRGLPSLERYFSTDMETLHANDPSHGCNLLTMYKNGRYSDVTLKISEDRRLSVHRVVLASFSPYFEALFGKNWDDGEKKEIEVLGFDENAVSELIEFAYSGEIDISKDNVQTLLEASNYLQVEFVKKSCGDFLKDAINDKTCPSIWQLADLFALEQLMKEAKKHFLLHFTEVTRMEEFLQLPIGSLKEVLADEGICVVIESLIPSQEEREKVVLEAVLKYVEHDIDNRKRHFTELLFLVRLPTLSESYLEEISEHKLITDSSRGIISKARKLKIDSPEKDSADEMWATTRAFAKPAVSWGRSFAYGGNVHPETPHHNNKEAAEDLGSDVFIKGMKLWIRRWCGHGTPILGGLKIFYNHDGDQEIMMGSDSDQSEHHEFHLEKNERIVKVDVNSGCMIDRLSFYTNKKDENGDPKCYGPYGGNGGGLYTETPPESYGFLAGISATDSRGEGIDRLQFAWRTYVLPGDPEPNGTYLEESARVRRGSLAVRRGRLDQESENGVIVETANQCEGRKKTS; encoded by the exons ATGGCCGCAATGAAAAGAGGTTTACCTTCTCTGGAAAGGTATTTTTCGACGGATATGGAAACTTTACATGCAAACGATCCAAGCCACGGCTGTAATCTTCTGACCATGTACAAAAATGGCAGATATTCTGATGTCACTTTGAAGATAAGTGAAGACCGACGGCTTTCAGTTCATCGTGTTGTTCTGGCCTCTTTTAGTCCTTACTTTGAAGCCTTGTTCGGGAAAAACTGGGAcgatggagaaaaaaaagagatagaAGTTCTTGGCTTTGACGAGAATGCTGTCAGCGAATTGATCGAATTCGCATATTCGGGCGAAATTGACATCAGCAAAGACAATGTGCAAACTTTGCTCGAGGCATCCAATTATTTGCAGGTGGAGTTTGTCAAGAAATCGTGCGGAGATTTTCTGAAAGATGCAATTAATGATAAAACTTGTCCTAGCATCTGGCAGCTTGCTGATTTGTTTGCGCTGGAACAGCTAATGAAGGAGGCTAAAAAGCACTTTTTGCTGCATTTCACTGAAGTCACTCGGATGGAAGAGTTTTTGCAGCTTCCAATTGGTTCCCTGAAAGAGGTTCTTGCTGACGAAGGTATCTGTGTGGTTATCGAGAGCCTGATTCCGTCCCAAGAGGAAAGGGAAAAGGTCGTGCTGGAGGCCGTTTTGAAGTATGTTGAGCATGATATCGACAACCGAAAAAGGCATTTTACCGAATTGTTATTCTTGGTACGACTCCCAACTTTATCAGAGTCTTATCTGGAAGAAATCTCGGAACACAAACTTATTACAGACTCCAGCAGAGGAATCATTTCAAAGGCTCGGAAGTTGAAAATTGATTCCCCCGAGAAAGATTCAGCCGATGAAATGTGGGCGACCACTCGGGCGTTTGCCAAACCTGCTGTCAGTTGGGGGCGTTCCTTTGCTTATGGTGGCAACGTACATCCTGAAACACCTCATCACAACAACAAAGAGGCTGCTGAAGATCTTGGCAGTGACGTCTTCATAAAGGGAATGAAACTTTGGATTCGACGCTGGTGTGGGCATGGGACACCTATCCTGGGAGGGCTGAAGATTTTTTATAATCATGATGGTGACCAAGAGATTATGATGGGAAGTGACTCTGATCAGTCCGAACACCATGAATTtcacttggaaaaaaatgaaaggatcgTCAAAGTTGATGTTAATTCCGGATGTATGATTGACCGCCTCTCCTTTTACACCaacaagaaagatgaaaatggtGACCCTAAATGTTATGGTCCTTATGGAGGGAATGGTGGAGGATTGTACACTGAGACTCCACCAGAGTCGTACGGTTTCCTAGCCGGAATTAGTGCTACTGACTCACGGGGTGAAGGTATCGACAGACTTCAGTTTGCTTGGAGGACATATGTACTTCCTGGTGACCCAGAGCCAAATGG GACGTACTTAGAAGAGAGCGCGAGAGTCAGAAGAGGATCATTGGCCGTGCGCCGCGGCCGCCTGGATCAAGAAAGCGAGAATG GTGTCATTGTGGAAACTGCCAATCAGTGtgaaggaagaaagaaaacatcttaG
- the LOC131791607 gene encoding uncharacterized protein — MHIRRKSATNQTWENVFHFQRGDCFEGRSKINEKTDRINKTSKPHAVTNCKEDVWKRIRKSVSKVFCKNCKTDGKTAPYTSLPRLDCLSLSENELKKGQRKLRFCLKRTEQEEHVFDYERCEESDEEDCDSIVAPRRESWEKRRMGICKEIERNTAVAFRSRSTSLLELRKTLVVNNRFKEMGL; from the coding sequence ATGCACATCAGAAGAAAATCGGCCACGAATCAAACATGGGAGAATGTTTTTCACTTCCAGCGCGGGGATTGTTTTGAGGGACGAAGCAAGATCAACGAGAAAACTGATAGAATCAACAAGACAAGCAAACCACATGCAGTGACCAATTGCAAAGAGGACGTGTGGAAAAGGATCCGAAAGTCCGTCTCGAAGGTATTTTGCAAGAATTGTAAGACAGATGGAAAAACTGCCCCTTACACGAGTTTGCCTCGCTTGGACTGTCTATCTCTAAGCGAGAATGAATTGAAAAAGGGTCAAAGGAAACTTCGGTTCTGTTTAAAACGAACAGAACAAGAGGAGCACGTTTTCGATTACGAACGATGCGAAGAGAGTGACGAAGAAGATTGTGATTCGATTGTGGCGCCGAGAAGAGAGAGCTGGGAGAAGAGAAGAATGGGAATTTGTAAAGAGATTGAGCGGAACACTGCTGTTGCGTTTAGATCTAGAAGTACCTCTCTCTTAGAACTGAGGAAAACTTTAGTAGTTAATAACAGGTTCAAAGAGATGGGGCTCTGA
- the LOC131791609 gene encoding cytosolic carboxypeptidase 6, whose product MASRSESQESGVNEDLDSANIVKVDEPVGNLSKYYALPPGFSGTPKKGHLMFDACFESGNLGRVDYITEFEYDLFIRPDTCNPRFRVWFNFTVENTAPYQRVIFNVVNFSKTKSLYREGMTPLVKSSSRPKWQRIPAKNCFYYRCPDHRKNYVLSFAFAFDNDTDVYQFAYCFPYTYSRLQTFLEELDKKNMACYRRELLCLTVQQRRVDLLTVTSPENMKDDLKKRVIFITARIHPGETPSSYVCQGVIDFLVSSHPVAKVLRDYLVFKIVPMLNPDGVVLGNYRCSLMGFDLNRHWQEPSPWAHPTLVACKNHLMQLDEDENVHLDFYIDIHAHSTMMNGFMYGNIYDEEERFERQAVYPRLLCANAEDFSMSNTSFNKDAVKAGTGRRFLGSCLDPKTHCYTLEVSFFSYNTAVSQGMSPYTEEGYFKLGRNVARTFLDYYKLNSLVVPTKKNVSKSSQRKDSNGDGKQRLSGRSDYSGKL is encoded by the exons atggcgtctCGCAGCGAAAGTCAAGAAAGCGGTGTGAACGAAGATTTGGATTCTGCAAATATCGTCAAGGTGGACGAACCTGTGGGTAACCTATCTAAATACTATGCCTTACCTCCTGGCTTTTCAGGAACGCCTAAAAAGGGGCACTTGATGTTCGATGCTTGTTTTGAAAGTGGAAATCTCGGCAGAGTCGACTACATTACGGAATTCGAGTACGATTTGTTTATTCGCCCGGACACCTGCAATCCTCGGTTTCGCGTCTGGTTTAATTTCACTGTGGAGAACACAGCACCTTATCAGCGTGTCATATTCAATGTCGTGAATTTCAGCAAGACCAAGAGCTTGTATCGCGAAGGAATGACTCCACTTGTTAAGTCTTCCAGTCGTCCAAAGTGGCAGAGAATTCCTGCTAAGAATTGCTTCTACTATCGTTGCCCTGACCACAGAAAAAACTATGTACTCTCATTTGCGTTTGCCTTCGATAATGACACGGATGTTTATCAGTTTGCCTACTGCTTCCCTTACACTTACTCTCGTCTGCAAACCTTCCTTGAGGAACTcgataaaaaaaacatggcgTGTTACAGAAGAGAGCTACTTTGTTTGACGGTTCAGCAGCGCAGAGTTGATTTGCTGACAGTTACTTCCCCAGAAAACATGAAAGATGATCTCAAAAAGAGGGTAATTTTTATCACAGCAAGGATTCATCCAG GTGAAACTCCGTCGTCCTATGTCTGTCAAGGTGTCATTGATTTCCTTGTCAGTAGCCATCCAGTAGCCAAAGTGTTGAGAGACTACCTGGTATTTAAGATAGTGCCCATGTTAAACCCTGACGGCGTCGTCTTGGGTAACTACCGCTGCTCCCTGATGGGGTTTGATCTGAATCGCCATTGGCAGGAGCCGTCACCGTGGGCTCACCCCACCCTTGTAGCTTGTAAGAACCACTTAATGCAGCTggatgaagatgaaaatgtcCATCTTGACTTTTATATCGATATCCACGCGCATTCCACTATGATGAATGGTTTCATGTACGGGAATATTTACGACGAGGAGGAACGATTTGAAAGGCAAGCTGTTTATCCGAGACTTCTATGCGCGAACGCGGAAGACTTTTCCATGTCCAACACATCATTTAACAAAGATGCTGTGAAAGCTGGTACTGGGCGACGTTTTCTTGGCAGCTGCTTAGACCCAAAGACTCATTGCTACACGTTGGAAGTGTCGTTTTTCAGCTACAATACAGCTGTTTCACAAGGAATGTCGCCATACACCGAAGAAGGGTATTTCAAACTTGGCCGTAACGTAGCGCGTACCTTCCTCGACTATTACAAACTAAATTCGCTCGTGGTACCCAcgaagaaaaatgtttcaaaatccTCACAGAGAAAGGATTCTAATGGTGATGGGAAACAGAGATTGTCTGGCAGAAGTGACTACAGTGGGAAGCTgtga